From one Dysidea avara chromosome 9, odDysAvar1.4, whole genome shotgun sequence genomic stretch:
- the LOC136265422 gene encoding hydroxysteroid 11-beta-dehydrogenase 1-like protein B: protein MCFALWTVITPIIILLVSVVVVQWTNSVDVESYYKDKRVILTGASDGIGKDLAIRLSQLGARLVIAARTDSKLKDTQKLCQKYSQDVFTVRADVGKEEDNKLLVSEAVKHLGGIDILILNAAYSPALKAFVDRDNPAELFLDVYKVNVLQGVYLTKFSIDHLRESHGTILAVSSLAGWLGMPMVTPYCASKHALNGYFSSLNMEFQLRQENISIVIMPLPYVYTTTAINNLKPKQNLMFEPGITSEECVERMIRGLPLKKLYYYITWDGFFVGHLYSLCPYCFDYIGTYFGQLFSDSIA from the exons ATGTGTTTTGCGTTGTGGACGGTGATCACTCCGATCATTATCTTACTAGTATCAGTAGTTGTAGTACAGTGGACAAACTCCGTGGATGTGGAAA GTTACTACAAGGACAAGAGGGTTATACTAACTGGAGCATCAGATGGTATTGGGAAGGATCTTGCCATTAGACTATCTCAGTTAGGAGCTAG ACTGGTGATAGCTGCTCGTACTGATAGCAAGTTGAAGGATACTCAAAAGTTATGTCAGAAATATTCACAAGATGTGTTTACAGTGAGAGCAGATGTTGGGAAAGAGGAGGACAACAA GTTACTTGTTAGTGAAGCTGTTAAACATTTGGGAGGGATTGACATCTTGATACTCAATGCTGCCTATTCTCCTGCTCTTAAAGCATTTGTTGATCGGGATAATCCA GCGGAACTGTTCCTTGATGTGTACAA AGTGAATGTTCTTCAAGGAGTCTATCTCACCAAGTTTTCAATAGATCACTTGAGGGAAAGTCATGGTACTATACTAGCTGTATCTTCTTTGGCAG GATGGTTAGGGATGCCGATGGTGACACCCTACTGTGCTAGCAAACATGCTCTAAATG GATATTTTAGTAGCCTCAATATGGAGTTTCAGTTGAGACAAGAGAACATTTCAATTGTTATAATGCCATTACCTTACGTGTACACTACCACAGCTATCAACAACTTGAAACCTAAACAAAACTTAATGTTTGAGCCAGGAATAACTTCTGAA gaATGTGTAGAGAGGATGATCAGGGGATTACCCTTAAAGAAATTATATTACTACATCACAtgggatggtttctttgttggtcATCTCTACTCACTGTGTCCTTACTGCTTTGACTACATTGGTACATATTTTGGACAACTATTTAGTGATTCCATTGCATAA